In a genomic window of Scyliorhinus torazame isolate Kashiwa2021f chromosome 5, sScyTor2.1, whole genome shotgun sequence:
- the LOC140421706 gene encoding uncharacterized protein: MEGKSIVHSGEKPYTCCVCGRGFARSSALTSHKCSHTEEKPGKCADCGKGFTSPSQLESHRRRHTGERPFTCSKCGKGFTTSSTLQTHQRVHTDERPFECPDCGKCYKSSGDLMRHQRVHTDERPFRCSQCGTGFRQSSDLTVHQRSHTGERPFACSKCGKGFTRSLNLKMHQRIHTGERPFTCAKCGKEFTQLSNLLRHQQVHTGERPFACTKCGKGFTQLSDLQKHQRGHTGVRPFTCSECGKGFTQSSNLLTHQRIHSGERPFACAKCGKGFTQLSALQTHQRVHTGERPFTCSECGKGFITSSHLLRHQRGHK; encoded by the coding sequence atggaaggaaaaagcattgttcacagtggggagaaaccgtacacgtgttgtgtgtgtggacgaggattcgctcGATCATCagccctcacaagccacaaatgcagtcacactgaggagaaaccggggaaatgtgcggactgtgggaaaggattcacttccccatcccagctggaaagtcATCGACgccgtcacactggggagagaccattcacctgctccaagtgtgggaaaggattcaccacttcatccaccctgcagacacaccagcgagttcacacggatgagagaccgtttgaatgtccagactgcgggaagtgctataaaagttctggggacctgatgcgccatcaacgtgttcacactgacgagagaccgttcaggtgctctcaatgcgggactgggttcagacaatcatctgacctcactgtacatcagcgaagtcacactggggagaggccattcgcctgctccaagtgtgggaagggattcacacggtCATTAAACCTGAAaatgcaccagcgaattcacactggggagagaccattcacctgcgccaagtgtgggaaggaattcactcagttatccaacctgctgagacaccaacaagttcacactggggagaggccattcgcatgcaccaagtgtgggaagggattcactcagttatctgacctgcagaagcaccagcgaggtcacactggagtgaggccattcacctgctccgagtgtgggaagggattcactcagtcatccaacctgctgacacaccagcgaattcactctggggagaggccattcgcctgcgccaagtgtgggaagggattcactcagttatctgctctgcagacacatcagcgagttcatactggggagagaccattcacctgctccgagtgtgggaagggattcatcacttcatcccacctcctgagacaccaacgtGGCCACAAGTaa